In a genomic window of Pseudoliparis swirei isolate HS2019 ecotype Mariana Trench chromosome 20, NWPU_hadal_v1, whole genome shotgun sequence:
- the mmp30 gene encoding matrix metallopeptidase 30 isoform X2 → MQAFFGLEVTGVLDNETVEVMKAPRCGVSDISRYGHFDGKPRWEKRQLTYRITQYTKDLTQSQVDAVIAEAFQLYSDVIPLDFKQINSGTADIIILFKGGYHGDFYPFDGAGGVLAHANSPGQRQGGDTHFDDDERWTLTQSGVNLLLVAAHEFGHALGLDHSRDRGALMYPTYQYVNTNGYRLPEDDTRGVQALYGSRTTVPTTAPKPKPPPGPDPGPEPEESAEDPNPDPLPNPRNEQCSRGLVFDAATSIRGDLFFFKNGYYWRKSRAAIGIRFTKVKTKWSQINYVDAAFEVPSKDVVYLFEGGQYWGIRAYAKTVIPGFPKSLTNLGLPSSVSKVDAAVYVPTTRKTLIFVNNQYWSYNQGRNQMDIGYPRYITQDFPGIGSKVDAAFENYGYLYFSNGPRQSEYYLPYRRVMRVLLNYGWLNCY, encoded by the exons ATGCAGGCTTTCTTTGGGCTCGAG GTGACGGGTGTGTTGGATAATGAGACtgtggaggtgatgaaggcccCGAGGTGCGGCGTGTCAGACATCAGCCGATATGGACACTTCGATGGGAAACCCAGATGGGAGAAAAGGCAGCTTACATACAG GATCACTCAGTACACTAAAGATCTCACCCAGAGTCAGGTGGATGCTGTTATTGCTGAGGCCTTCCAGCTCTACAGCGACGTCATCCCTCTGGATTTCAAACAGATCAACAGCGGTACTGCGGACATCATTATCCTCTTCAAGGGTGGAT ATCACGGGGACTTTTACCCTTTTGACGGGGCGGGTGGAGTCTTGGCTCACGCTAACTCTCCTGGACAGCGTCAGGGAGGGGACACACactttgatgatgatgaaaggTGGACTTTAACCCAAAGTG GTGTGAATCTGCTGCTGGTGGCGGCCCATGAGTTTGGCCACGCTTTGGGCCTGGACCACTCCAGGGACAGAGGAGCACTGATGTATCCCACTTATCAATATGTCAACACAAACGGATACAGGCTGCCAGAGGACGACACGCGTGGGGTTCAAGCCCTTTATG GCAGCCGTACAACAGTGCCCACTACAGCACCAAAACCTAAACCACCTCCTGGCCCGGAccctggaccagaaccagaagagTCAGCGGAGGATCCAAACCCAGACCCGCTGCCCAACCCACGAAATGAGCAGTGCAGCCGGGGACTGGTGTTTGACGCCGCTACCTCCATCAGGGGAGACCTGTTCTTCTTCAAAAACGG ATACTATTGGAGGAAGAGTAGAGCTGCCATAGGAATCCGTTTCACGAAAGTGAAAACAAAATGGTCACAAATCAACTATGTCGATGCTGCCTTTGAAGTCCCATCCAAGGATGTGGTGTATCTTTTTGAAG GTGGTCAATACTGGGGCATAAGGGCTTATGCAAAAACAGTCATTCCAGGTTTTCCAAAGTCTCTCACCAACCTCGGCCTCCCCTCTTCAGTCAGTAAGGTGGATGCAGCCGTCTATGTGCCAACTACCAGAAAAACACTCATTTTCGTGAACAACCAATATTGGAG CTATAATCAGGGCAGAAACCAAATGGACATTGGATACCCACGATACATCACTCAGGACTTCCCTGGCATCGGCTCCAAAGTAGATGCAGCCTTTGAGAACTATG GGTACCTATATTTCTCAAATGGCCCCAGACAGAGTGAGTACTACCTGCCGTACAGGAGAGTGATGCGTGTGTTGCTCAACTACGGCTGGCTCAACTGTTACTGA
- the mmp30 gene encoding matrix metallopeptidase 30 isoform X1, whose protein sequence is MSLTDFWIVLLGCLALSHAAPTIAPTVSPEDENFAEGYLSQFYTDVGVTNTSVQRIVKSSFREDLQTMQAFFGLEVTGVLDNETVEVMKAPRCGVSDISRYGHFDGKPRWEKRQLTYRITQYTKDLTQSQVDAVIAEAFQLYSDVIPLDFKQINSGTADIIILFKGGYHGDFYPFDGAGGVLAHANSPGQRQGGDTHFDDDERWTLTQSGVNLLLVAAHEFGHALGLDHSRDRGALMYPTYQYVNTNGYRLPEDDTRGVQALYGSRTTVPTTAPKPKPPPGPDPGPEPEESAEDPNPDPLPNPRNEQCSRGLVFDAATSIRGDLFFFKNGYYWRKSRAAIGIRFTKVKTKWSQINYVDAAFEVPSKDVVYLFEGGQYWGIRAYAKTVIPGFPKSLTNLGLPSSVSKVDAAVYVPTTRKTLIFVNNQYWSYNQGRNQMDIGYPRYITQDFPGIGSKVDAAFENYGYLYFSNGPRQSEYYLPYRRVMRVLLNYGWLNCY, encoded by the exons atgtCTCTGACTGATTTTTGGATTGTGCTGCTGGGTTGTTTAGCCCTTAGTCATGCAGCACCGACTATCGCGCCAACAGTTTCACCAGAGGACGAAAACTTTGCGGAG GGATACCTCTCTCAGTTCTACACCGATGTTGGGGTGACAAACACCTCAGTGCAAAGAATCGTGAAGAGCTCCTTCAGAGAGGATCTGCAGACCATGCAGGCTTTCTTTGGGCTCGAG GTGACGGGTGTGTTGGATAATGAGACtgtggaggtgatgaaggcccCGAGGTGCGGCGTGTCAGACATCAGCCGATATGGACACTTCGATGGGAAACCCAGATGGGAGAAAAGGCAGCTTACATACAG GATCACTCAGTACACTAAAGATCTCACCCAGAGTCAGGTGGATGCTGTTATTGCTGAGGCCTTCCAGCTCTACAGCGACGTCATCCCTCTGGATTTCAAACAGATCAACAGCGGTACTGCGGACATCATTATCCTCTTCAAGGGTGGAT ATCACGGGGACTTTTACCCTTTTGACGGGGCGGGTGGAGTCTTGGCTCACGCTAACTCTCCTGGACAGCGTCAGGGAGGGGACACACactttgatgatgatgaaaggTGGACTTTAACCCAAAGTG GTGTGAATCTGCTGCTGGTGGCGGCCCATGAGTTTGGCCACGCTTTGGGCCTGGACCACTCCAGGGACAGAGGAGCACTGATGTATCCCACTTATCAATATGTCAACACAAACGGATACAGGCTGCCAGAGGACGACACGCGTGGGGTTCAAGCCCTTTATG GCAGCCGTACAACAGTGCCCACTACAGCACCAAAACCTAAACCACCTCCTGGCCCGGAccctggaccagaaccagaagagTCAGCGGAGGATCCAAACCCAGACCCGCTGCCCAACCCACGAAATGAGCAGTGCAGCCGGGGACTGGTGTTTGACGCCGCTACCTCCATCAGGGGAGACCTGTTCTTCTTCAAAAACGG ATACTATTGGAGGAAGAGTAGAGCTGCCATAGGAATCCGTTTCACGAAAGTGAAAACAAAATGGTCACAAATCAACTATGTCGATGCTGCCTTTGAAGTCCCATCCAAGGATGTGGTGTATCTTTTTGAAG GTGGTCAATACTGGGGCATAAGGGCTTATGCAAAAACAGTCATTCCAGGTTTTCCAAAGTCTCTCACCAACCTCGGCCTCCCCTCTTCAGTCAGTAAGGTGGATGCAGCCGTCTATGTGCCAACTACCAGAAAAACACTCATTTTCGTGAACAACCAATATTGGAG CTATAATCAGGGCAGAAACCAAATGGACATTGGATACCCACGATACATCACTCAGGACTTCCCTGGCATCGGCTCCAAAGTAGATGCAGCCTTTGAGAACTATG GGTACCTATATTTCTCAAATGGCCCCAGACAGAGTGAGTACTACCTGCCGTACAGGAGAGTGATGCGTGTGTTGCTCAACTACGGCTGGCTCAACTGTTACTGA